Proteins from a genomic interval of Paenibacillus sp. FSL R5-0623:
- a CDS encoding sugar-binding domain-containing protein — protein MKEQSRSMLVIPRPEYPRPQFVREAWANLNGSWQFEIDHGKSGKERGYEQTGHPFSGTITVPFCPESKLSDVQYTDFMAAVWYKREFTIPDIWMNGRILLHFGAVDYEAEVWVNGTSVGKHRGGYAPFHFDITSHVSSGTNIVTVYAEDDVRSGRQPRGKQSERFHSHGCDYTRTTGIWQTVWLESVPDVYLSDMKVVADPDNACAHLEVKICGNAAGAELSASSRFEGRDVGSTTAVIQGPSVKLTVPLSEIHLWEPGHAKLYDLELKIQGKSRASDTVTSYFGLRSVRLDGMAFRINEKSVFQRLVLDQGFYPEGIYTAPSDEDLRKDIEISMELGFNGARLHEKMFEPRFLYWADKLGYLVWGEHANWGLDITTTESLARFLPEWVEGMERDFNHPSLIGWCPFNETWDRGGTCQDNDVLRIVYEMTKRLDPTRPVIDTSGNFHVVTDIFDLHDYDQNPETFRARYEPMKNGGEVFNTFPERQTYGGQPYFISEYGGIWWNPDQQDEKSWGYGDRPQSEEAFITRYEGLTNVLLDHPMMFGFCYTQLYDVEQEVNGLYTYDRRPKFNPETIHRINSRKAAIED, from the coding sequence ATGAAAGAACAGAGTCGCAGCATGTTAGTCATTCCTCGTCCGGAATATCCCCGGCCTCAGTTTGTTCGAGAGGCTTGGGCCAATCTGAATGGTTCCTGGCAATTCGAAATCGATCATGGGAAAAGCGGGAAAGAGCGCGGGTATGAACAGACCGGACATCCGTTCTCCGGAACAATCACCGTTCCGTTCTGTCCAGAGAGCAAGCTGTCTGACGTGCAATATACCGATTTTATGGCAGCCGTATGGTATAAGCGGGAATTCACCATACCGGATATCTGGATGAATGGCCGCATTTTGCTTCATTTTGGTGCAGTTGATTATGAAGCCGAAGTCTGGGTGAACGGAACATCTGTTGGCAAACATCGGGGAGGATACGCGCCATTTCATTTTGATATCACCTCCCATGTTTCATCAGGCACCAATATTGTAACGGTCTATGCGGAAGACGACGTACGTTCGGGACGCCAGCCGAGAGGCAAACAAAGCGAAAGATTCCACTCGCATGGCTGTGATTACACCCGTACTACCGGTATCTGGCAAACGGTGTGGTTGGAAAGCGTGCCAGATGTATATCTTTCCGATATGAAAGTGGTGGCTGACCCGGATAATGCCTGTGCCCACCTCGAAGTGAAGATTTGTGGTAACGCTGCTGGAGCTGAACTATCTGCATCTTCCCGCTTCGAAGGGAGAGATGTTGGATCTACAACAGCTGTTATCCAAGGGCCTTCCGTGAAGCTTACTGTCCCATTGTCAGAGATTCATTTATGGGAGCCGGGGCATGCCAAACTGTATGATCTGGAGCTCAAGATCCAAGGGAAGTCACGGGCAAGCGATACGGTAACATCGTATTTCGGCTTACGGTCGGTAAGACTGGATGGCATGGCGTTTCGCATCAATGAGAAGTCCGTTTTTCAGCGGCTGGTGTTGGATCAGGGCTTTTATCCGGAAGGTATCTATACGGCACCGAGCGATGAGGATCTGCGCAAGGACATCGAAATCTCAATGGAGCTTGGCTTCAATGGGGCAAGATTACATGAAAAGATGTTTGAGCCACGTTTCCTGTACTGGGCTGACAAACTCGGCTATCTGGTATGGGGAGAACATGCTAACTGGGGACTGGATATCACAACAACCGAAAGCCTTGCGCGTTTTCTGCCGGAATGGGTGGAAGGAATGGAACGTGATTTTAATCATCCCTCACTGATCGGCTGGTGTCCTTTCAATGAAACGTGGGATCGCGGTGGAACCTGCCAGGATAACGATGTGCTGCGCATTGTCTATGAGATGACCAAACGTCTGGACCCGACACGTCCTGTCATCGATACCAGCGGTAACTTTCATGTCGTGACAGATATCTTCGACTTGCATGATTATGATCAGAATCCCGAAACGTTCCGGGCCAGATATGAACCGATGAAAAATGGTGGAGAAGTGTTTAATACGTTTCCGGAGCGGCAGACGTATGGAGGGCAGCCTTATTTTATCAGTGAGTACGGTGGAATCTGGTGGAATCCGGATCAGCAGGATGAGAAGTCCTGGGGCTATGGCGACAGACCCCAATCGGAAGAGGCGTTCATTACCCGGTATGAGGGCTTAACCAACGTTCTGCTGGATCATCCCATGATGTTCGGTTTTTGTTACACCCAATTATATGATGTGGAACAGGAAGTGAATGGACTATATACCTATGACAGACGTCCAAAGTTCAATCCGGAAACGATTCACCGAATCAATTCCCGAAAGGCTGCCATAGAAGATTGA
- a CDS encoding family 43 glycosylhydrolase, with protein MKIMNYRNKLLLALCAFLIFPMGQISHAATTQNNFYNVVMQDGADPWVYKHTDGFYYFTKTTGGNVTIWKSAQLTTIDAAPITVVNTGCCGIWAPELHYINGAWYIYYAKDDGDNVNHRMYVMENTSADPTQGTWQYKGQIKDPTNKWAIDGTVLQSNGQLYFIWSGWEGDTNVRQNLYIAHMSNPWTIDSNRVEIARPTYAWETNHSPNVNEGPQVIVRNGVISLVYSASGSWTNDYCLGLITASTSSNLLSPASWSKRNQPIFQSGNGLYGPGHHSFTKSPDGTEDWIMYHTAKVNNSGWNREIRLQKFTWNADNTPNLGTPVNPNAPIALPSGEKSVVRYEGEEGTFGGIAYASQSPSGSGGMKAGHIDTVDSYVEFNVNAASAGQYILLARTANGTAGGNWSNLLLSVNGGTASPFHITNKGWENWGLSTARVQLNAGVNKIRFSKGEGYGELDFFDIKPVN; from the coding sequence ATGAAAATCATGAATTACAGGAACAAATTGCTGTTGGCCTTATGTGCATTTCTCATTTTTCCCATGGGGCAGATATCACATGCTGCAACCACGCAGAATAACTTCTATAATGTCGTCATGCAGGACGGAGCAGATCCATGGGTGTATAAGCATACAGACGGATTCTATTATTTCACGAAAACGACGGGTGGCAACGTCACGATCTGGAAGTCTGCTCAATTAACAACCATTGATGCAGCACCAATCACAGTGGTTAATACAGGCTGCTGCGGCATCTGGGCTCCTGAACTTCACTATATCAACGGCGCATGGTACATCTACTATGCCAAGGATGACGGAGACAACGTCAATCATCGCATGTACGTTATGGAAAACACATCCGCCGATCCGACCCAGGGAACCTGGCAATATAAAGGTCAAATCAAGGACCCGACAAACAAGTGGGCCATTGATGGTACGGTGTTGCAGTCCAACGGACAGCTTTACTTCATCTGGTCAGGATGGGAAGGAGACACGAATGTTCGGCAGAACCTGTACATTGCCCATATGAGCAATCCCTGGACCATCGATTCGAATCGTGTGGAAATTGCAAGACCAACCTACGCCTGGGAAACGAATCATTCCCCGAACGTGAACGAAGGTCCGCAAGTGATCGTTCGAAATGGGGTAATCAGCCTTGTGTACTCGGCAAGTGGCAGTTGGACCAATGACTACTGTCTTGGGCTTATTACCGCCAGCACCTCCAGCAATTTGCTGAGTCCAGCATCCTGGAGCAAGCGCAATCAGCCCATCTTCCAATCCGGAAACGGACTATATGGTCCGGGCCATCATTCCTTTACCAAGTCTCCTGATGGAACAGAGGACTGGATCATGTACCATACAGCAAAGGTCAATAATTCCGGTTGGAATCGGGAGATCCGGTTGCAAAAATTCACATGGAATGCCGATAATACTCCAAATTTGGGGACACCGGTGAATCCCAATGCTCCAATTGCCTTGCCTTCGGGAGAAAAGTCAGTGGTTCGATACGAAGGTGAAGAGGGTACGTTCGGCGGGATTGCATACGCTTCTCAAAGTCCTTCCGGTTCGGGAGGAATGAAAGCAGGACATATCGATACAGTCGACAGCTATGTAGAATTTAATGTGAATGCAGCTTCCGCTGGACAATATATTTTGCTGGCAAGAACGGCGAATGGTACGGCTGGTGGCAACTGGTCCAATCTGCTGCTGAGTGTGAATGGAGGCACAGCGAGTCCTTTTCATATCACCAACAAAGGGTGGGAGAACTGGGGACTGTCTACTGCCCGAGTGCAGCTGAATGCCGGTGTGAACAAAATTCGCTTTTCCAAGGGCGAAGGTTATGGAGAACTGGACTTTTTTGATATCAAACCTGTGAACTAG
- a CDS encoding ArsR family transcriptional regulator, translated as MLELSFDDPDKLVTVTHALSTRSRVDILRLLTSKNLNIVEIAEALKLPVSTVASNIKVLEAARLINTELLPASRGAMKVCSRNYDDIHLALNTEKALPKGDVQVYEVDMPIGHYSDCEVSPTCGMASADGMIIREDEPASFFHPKHIGAQIMWFRKGYVEYLMPLEIPTGARIESLELSMEICSEAPNYDHNWPSDISIWINGLDIGTWTCPGDFGDRRGKLNPAWWHEWSTQYGLLKTWRVDREKTTLDMEKISPVTLNQLNLQNIHKLRVRVGIKPDAVYQGGVNLFGRQFGDYDQNIKMTVNYAINPEKS; from the coding sequence ATGCTTGAGCTTAGTTTTGATGATCCGGATAAGCTTGTGACAGTGACTCATGCCTTATCCACACGCTCCCGAGTTGATATTCTCCGCCTTCTGACTTCGAAGAATCTTAATATTGTAGAAATCGCTGAAGCTCTCAAACTTCCCGTGTCTACTGTAGCAAGCAACATCAAGGTACTGGAGGCAGCACGGTTAATTAATACAGAACTGCTGCCCGCCTCTCGCGGAGCTATGAAGGTATGCAGCCGCAATTATGATGATATTCATCTTGCGCTGAATACGGAGAAGGCCCTACCCAAAGGGGATGTACAGGTATATGAGGTAGATATGCCTATTGGTCATTATAGTGATTGCGAAGTATCTCCTACTTGCGGCATGGCGAGTGCCGATGGGATGATTATAAGAGAAGACGAGCCTGCCAGCTTTTTTCACCCCAAACATATTGGTGCCCAAATTATGTGGTTCCGCAAGGGTTATGTAGAGTATTTAATGCCACTTGAGATCCCGACAGGGGCTCGGATTGAATCGCTTGAACTGTCCATGGAAATCTGTTCCGAAGCGCCCAATTACGATCACAACTGGCCTTCGGATATCTCCATTTGGATTAATGGGCTCGATATTGGGACCTGGACGTGTCCCGGAGATTTTGGGGATCGAAGAGGGAAGTTGAACCCAGCTTGGTGGCACGAATGGTCTACACAGTATGGATTGTTGAAGACATGGCGCGTGGACAGGGAAAAGACGACTCTGGATATGGAGAAGATCTCTCCTGTAACATTGAATCAACTTAATCTGCAAAACATCCATAAGTTGAGAGTGCGTGTGGGCATTAAGCCAGATGCCGTTTATCAAGGCGGGGTAAACCTATTTGGGCGGCAATTTGGAGATTATGATCAGAACATTAAAATGACAGTGAATTATGCAATAAATCCGGAAAAATCGTAA
- a CDS encoding ABC transporter substrate-binding protein, whose product MKRRMGLLALTLLFSLSMVLSACSGSGNGTGEEDSGDGKVTLSFWTLFDGGDGANMQTLVDEFNKTHPDIEVKNTKLAWGEYYTKLVTAVGNGNGPDIGISHSSRLPDLIDQGVVTELDTPATAAGVDWNSYNQNLLNAVTVDDQHYAVPIDTHAFIMFYNKKLLKEAGLLGEDGKPVLEQSADGFVSFLKTLKEKLPAKATPFALSNNNDDPFRLWWSLYTQLGGNDVVSDDLKSAAIDKEKGIQAADYIQKLYTEGYIKKNDPDFYKNFQSGTAAIIMTGVWTTGTWESTKDFEFGAMPIPKFYDQEATWGDSHTIVLPLTQDEDEAKRKAAMIFADWVADNGQIWAKAGHIPSKPSVLEKQEFKDMPYRSDYSEVASVVKFSKQSTKTAQIREEVAFKFLNEVWVNKMTPADAMNNMEAGIQKILSE is encoded by the coding sequence ATGAAAAGAAGAATGGGTCTGTTGGCACTCACATTACTTTTCTCACTATCGATGGTTCTAAGCGCATGTAGTGGAAGCGGGAACGGCACTGGAGAAGAAGACTCCGGTGATGGAAAAGTGACATTGTCTTTCTGGACGCTATTCGATGGTGGTGACGGTGCGAACATGCAGACGTTGGTTGACGAATTCAACAAAACCCACCCGGACATTGAAGTGAAAAATACCAAGCTTGCTTGGGGCGAGTATTATACCAAACTTGTCACCGCGGTTGGAAACGGCAACGGACCGGACATTGGCATATCCCATTCCTCCAGGCTGCCCGATCTGATTGATCAGGGGGTAGTCACTGAACTCGATACACCCGCTACAGCTGCAGGTGTAGATTGGAATTCCTACAATCAAAATCTTTTGAATGCGGTTACAGTAGACGATCAGCACTATGCAGTGCCCATTGATACACATGCATTTATCATGTTCTACAACAAAAAGTTACTTAAAGAAGCAGGTCTGCTCGGCGAAGATGGAAAACCGGTGTTGGAGCAATCGGCTGATGGTTTTGTAAGTTTCCTTAAGACACTAAAAGAAAAGTTGCCAGCTAAGGCTACTCCGTTTGCACTGTCTAATAACAATGATGATCCTTTCCGTCTATGGTGGTCGTTGTATACGCAACTGGGTGGCAATGATGTAGTATCGGATGATCTGAAATCCGCGGCTATTGATAAAGAAAAAGGGATCCAGGCAGCCGATTACATCCAGAAGTTATATACCGAAGGTTATATCAAGAAAAATGATCCGGATTTCTATAAAAATTTCCAAAGTGGAACTGCCGCAATAATCATGACGGGTGTCTGGACAACAGGAACCTGGGAATCCACCAAAGATTTTGAATTTGGTGCTATGCCGATACCCAAATTTTACGATCAGGAAGCAACATGGGGAGACTCCCACACGATTGTTCTGCCTTTGACTCAGGATGAAGACGAAGCCAAACGTAAAGCGGCCATGATATTCGCCGATTGGGTTGCAGACAATGGCCAAATATGGGCAAAAGCTGGCCATATTCCTTCCAAACCATCCGTTCTAGAAAAACAGGAATTTAAGGATATGCCTTATCGCAGCGATTACTCCGAGGTGGCAAGTGTCGTTAAATTCAGCAAACAATCAACCAAAACTGCCCAAATCCGTGAAGAAGTCGCCTTTAAATTTTTGAATGAAGTATGGGTCAACAAAATGACACCGGCTGATGCCATGAACAACATGGAGGCAGGCATTCAGAAAATACTGAGTGAATAG
- a CDS encoding sugar ABC transporter permease — MKFKKMRAEMQALVFLLPFLIVYVLFTIWPMIKGIEMTFYKWTLIKKMDFVGLDNFRKVLQDREVWEAIWHSTFFVFLSTPTMIILAIVLALIANRKSVLQKFYRIIFFIPSVLSVAVAAYLGLFVFQPYTGFVNSVLHLIGLLPQNAEIFWLTETSLAWIVITVVTLWWTVGFNFILYLSALQDIPDEIYEAARLDGASDSQIFWRITLPYLSPLTKTITMLQIIASYKVFMQIYVITGGGPLDQTRPIIQLIYQTGFKNNNLGYAATMSYILFVILLVLSVLQYWINNRKGADS; from the coding sequence ATGAAATTCAAAAAAATGAGGGCGGAGATGCAGGCACTTGTATTTCTGCTTCCATTCTTGATTGTCTATGTATTGTTTACGATATGGCCCATGATCAAAGGCATTGAAATGACCTTTTACAAATGGACGCTAATAAAAAAAATGGATTTTGTCGGCCTGGATAACTTCCGCAAGGTACTTCAGGATCGTGAAGTTTGGGAAGCGATATGGCACTCGACCTTCTTTGTTTTTCTAAGTACTCCGACCATGATTATCCTCGCCATTGTACTGGCTCTGATTGCGAATCGAAAATCGGTTTTGCAAAAGTTTTACCGGATTATTTTTTTCATCCCAAGTGTGCTCTCGGTTGCTGTGGCAGCTTATCTGGGATTGTTCGTATTCCAGCCTTATACGGGGTTCGTCAATTCCGTATTACACCTCATTGGCCTATTGCCTCAAAACGCCGAGATTTTCTGGCTGACCGAAACAAGCCTGGCCTGGATCGTCATTACGGTTGTTACCCTGTGGTGGACGGTGGGTTTTAACTTCATTCTGTATCTGTCAGCACTACAGGATATACCGGATGAGATCTATGAGGCTGCACGGTTAGATGGAGCGAGTGATTCGCAAATATTTTGGAGAATTACCCTGCCATATCTGTCACCACTCACCAAAACGATTACGATGCTGCAAATTATCGCTTCATACAAGGTCTTCATGCAGATCTATGTTATTACGGGCGGAGGCCCGCTGGATCAGACACGCCCGATTATCCAGCTAATCTATCAGACCGGATTCAAGAATAACAATCTCGGTTATGCCGCGACGATGTCCTATATTTTATTCGTCATTCTACTGGTGTTATCGGTGCTTCAATACTGGATTAACAACCGGAAGGGAGCGGATAGCTGA
- a CDS encoding carbohydrate ABC transporter permease, with product MKWLFRTGSALMAVMFATPLVWMLVVSIKEEGMKIITVLDWFKPPYSLAVYEEILTTTKLSQWIANSLFVAVIVTVLTVIFAAMAGFALSKVPFRYRTIVFFFILGGLLIPGEATIIPLYQVAKDLHLLNSYSGLIIPALASPVAVIVLKSFFDGVPNDLLESVQIDGGGFWRIFTSIMLPLTRPAMASMAILTFIGSWNNFLWPFLSITDDNLFTLPMGIPTLMGQYSEDYVKPMVINAVASVPIIILFIIFEKQIVKGISMSGIKG from the coding sequence ATGAAGTGGCTGTTTCGTACGGGTTCTGCATTGATGGCTGTAATGTTTGCGACTCCGCTGGTGTGGATGCTTGTCGTCTCGATTAAGGAAGAAGGCATGAAGATCATTACAGTTCTGGACTGGTTCAAACCTCCCTATTCTTTAGCCGTTTACGAAGAGATTCTAACGACGACCAAATTGTCTCAATGGATTGCCAACAGTTTGTTCGTGGCAGTGATTGTAACGGTACTCACTGTCATTTTTGCAGCAATGGCAGGGTTTGCACTATCCAAGGTACCGTTTCGCTATCGTACCATTGTTTTCTTTTTCATCCTTGGAGGGCTGTTGATTCCAGGGGAAGCTACCATTATTCCACTCTATCAGGTGGCGAAAGATCTTCATTTGCTGAATTCATACAGCGGACTCATCATTCCGGCTCTTGCTTCGCCCGTAGCTGTCATCGTACTCAAAAGTTTTTTTGACGGTGTTCCCAATGATCTGTTGGAGAGTGTACAGATTGACGGTGGTGGCTTTTGGAGGATATTCACCAGCATTATGTTACCACTCACCCGTCCGGCAATGGCTTCCATGGCCATTCTGACGTTTATCGGTTCCTGGAACAATTTCCTGTGGCCGTTCCTGTCCATAACCGATGATAATTTATTTACATTGCCAATGGGTATTCCTACGCTGATGGGTCAATATTCTGAGGATTATGTAAAACCTATGGTGATCAATGCTGTGGCTTCAGTGCCTATTATTATTCTGTTCATCATTTTCGAGAAGCAGATTGTCAAGGGAATCAGCATGTCCGGAATTAAGGGATAA
- a CDS encoding sugar-binding domain-containing protein, which produces MTTKFYNKDYPRPQFVRKDWLDLNGEWDFSFDDNQVGESEHWYDQAQFPEGLQIKVPFTYETEASGIGIETFHPLVWYRKQVIIPQEVKGKRTILNFQGVDYRAKCWVNGTVAGEHEGGYVAFSFDITPYITYGSENNIVLEVEDSQSAMQPRGKQRWVDENFECFYVQSTGIWKSVWLEHVSEARVEMVKMTPDIDRHMIRLDFQLNGIEGKNNLRLETRIELKGQHVQTISLFPDRPWMTVEASVKHEAGGPWKQSLWSPASPNLYDIEFVMYEDEKEIDRVHSYFGMRKISIENGQILLNNAPLYQRLILDQGYWTESHLTPPSVEALIDDIDKIAEMGYNGIRKHMKLEDPRFLYWCDVKGMLVWSEMAATFEFNDEAVSRFTKEWLEIVPQQYNHPSIITWVPFNESWGIPTIAHEVRQQQFTQSIYHLTKAIDPYRPVITNDGWEHTVSDILTLHDYVESGEAFSERYQDKDMIVNNNTASNRWKFAFAEGYHYKGQPIIISEFGGIAFQSDKGWGYGNQVDSVEAFIERFRSITEAIKAVPYISGYCYTQVTDVQQEINGLLTEDRQPKVPLEVIRKINLA; this is translated from the coding sequence ATGACGACTAAATTTTACAATAAAGATTATCCAAGACCACAATTTGTACGTAAGGACTGGCTGGATTTAAATGGAGAATGGGACTTTAGTTTTGATGACAATCAGGTGGGCGAAAGCGAGCATTGGTATGATCAAGCTCAATTTCCGGAAGGACTCCAAATTAAAGTTCCCTTTACCTATGAAACAGAGGCGAGCGGAATCGGGATTGAGACGTTTCATCCGCTAGTTTGGTACCGCAAGCAAGTCATCATCCCTCAGGAGGTCAAAGGGAAGAGAACCATTTTGAATTTTCAGGGTGTAGATTATCGCGCCAAATGCTGGGTGAACGGAACGGTTGCGGGTGAACATGAGGGGGGATATGTTGCATTTTCCTTCGACATTACACCTTATATCACTTACGGTTCGGAGAACAATATTGTTCTTGAAGTAGAAGACAGTCAGAGCGCGATGCAGCCACGGGGGAAACAACGCTGGGTGGATGAAAATTTTGAATGCTTTTATGTGCAAAGCACCGGCATATGGAAAAGTGTTTGGCTGGAGCATGTAAGTGAAGCAAGGGTTGAAATGGTCAAGATGACACCGGATATCGATCGTCATATGATTCGTTTGGACTTTCAATTAAATGGAATAGAAGGCAAAAACAACTTGCGTTTGGAAACAAGGATTGAGCTGAAGGGGCAGCATGTGCAAACCATCAGTCTGTTTCCAGATCGACCTTGGATGACCGTGGAAGCCAGTGTCAAACATGAAGCGGGTGGGCCATGGAAACAGTCGTTGTGGTCTCCGGCTTCACCGAACCTATACGATATCGAGTTTGTGATGTACGAAGATGAGAAGGAAATCGATCGGGTTCATTCCTATTTCGGCATGCGAAAAATATCCATTGAAAATGGACAGATTCTGCTGAATAATGCTCCATTGTACCAAAGACTGATTCTGGATCAGGGCTATTGGACGGAGAGCCATTTGACCCCGCCTTCAGTGGAAGCACTGATTGATGATATCGATAAAATTGCCGAGATGGGATATAACGGAATCCGTAAACACATGAAATTGGAAGACCCACGCTTTTTATATTGGTGTGATGTAAAAGGCATGCTGGTCTGGTCGGAAATGGCAGCGACCTTTGAGTTCAATGATGAGGCTGTTAGCCGTTTCACCAAAGAATGGCTGGAAATTGTACCACAGCAATACAATCATCCCAGCATCATTACCTGGGTTCCGTTTAATGAATCGTGGGGAATACCTACGATAGCCCACGAGGTGAGACAGCAGCAGTTTACGCAATCCATCTATCATCTGACCAAGGCCATCGATCCCTATCGCCCGGTTATTACCAACGACGGATGGGAGCATACGGTATCAGATATTTTGACACTCCATGATTATGTGGAGTCAGGAGAAGCTTTTTCGGAACGGTATCAGGATAAGGACATGATCGTAAATAACAACACCGCTTCCAATCGATGGAAGTTTGCTTTTGCCGAAGGTTACCACTATAAAGGACAACCCATTATCATCAGTGAATTCGGCGGAATTGCTTTCCAATCGGATAAAGGCTGGGGTTATGGCAATCAGGTGGACTCGGTTGAAGCCTTTATCGAACGGTTTCGTTCCATCACCGAAGCGATCAAAGCAGTTCCCTACATTTCGGGATATTGTTACACACAGGTCACGGACGTGCAGCAGGAGATTAATGGTCTGTTGACGGAAGATCGTCAGCCGAAAGTGCCGCTGGAAGTCATCCGCAAAATCAATCTGGCATGA
- a CDS encoding sugar-binding domain-containing protein, translated as MLREDYPRPQFVRQNWMSLNGQWEFEFDDDHRGRSEKWSEGTQTFSRRIQVPFAFQSQLSGIGDPDFHDNVWYKRTFEIPDGFIGKRLLLHFGAVDYEASVWVNGQLVVQHEGGHTPFHADITDVLQEGTNVLTVQALDYSKDVTLPRGKQFWQEQSAQIFYTRTTGIWQSVWLEAMDSIHLQKVRMPPDIDRNQINVTSYVHGSLDALDVRLRVQISYQGEELSADEYRISAKEQSRTIGLHTFNEHGLGRLWSPEHPNLYDIHFTLLLDGMPTDEVDSYFGMRKISIEQGRLFLNNRPYFMKLVLDQGYFPDGNLTPPNDEAIRRDVELAKELGFNGARKHQKIEDPRYLYWCDKLGLMVWGEMANAYEFSQEYVSRMTREWQEAINRDYNHPCIVVWVPLNESWGVPNILTSKEQQYHALSMYYLTKSIDPTRPVISNDGWEMVQTDLYNIHDYEWRKEVLKERYRSRENAVNGLPGSRHLSVGGHRYDGQPILITEFGGIGYKKSDWEGWGYSGAENDKDFAERLHAVIQPLLDSPVVEGFCYTQLTDVEQEINGLLTYDRQPKMPIEQIRAIIDGHNPSSVDE; from the coding sequence ATGTTACGAGAAGATTATCCACGACCGCAATTTGTGCGACAAAACTGGATGAGTCTGAATGGGCAATGGGAATTCGAGTTTGATGACGATCATCGTGGACGTTCAGAAAAATGGAGCGAAGGTACCCAAACGTTCAGTCGTCGCATTCAGGTTCCGTTTGCCTTTCAAAGTCAGCTTAGCGGTATTGGAGATCCGGATTTCCACGACAACGTCTGGTATAAACGCACATTTGAAATTCCGGATGGGTTTATAGGCAAACGTCTGCTGTTGCATTTCGGAGCCGTGGACTATGAAGCCTCTGTCTGGGTCAATGGACAGCTTGTGGTTCAGCATGAAGGGGGACACACCCCTTTTCATGCCGATATTACAGATGTTTTGCAAGAGGGAACCAATGTATTAACGGTACAGGCGCTGGATTACAGCAAGGATGTGACGTTACCCCGCGGGAAGCAATTCTGGCAGGAGCAATCCGCACAAATATTTTACACTCGTACGACTGGCATATGGCAATCGGTATGGTTAGAGGCTATGGACTCAATCCACTTGCAGAAAGTGCGCATGCCCCCGGATATTGACCGGAACCAAATAAATGTTACTTCTTATGTCCATGGGTCACTGGATGCGCTGGATGTCAGACTGCGTGTACAGATTTCCTACCAGGGGGAGGAGCTATCTGCCGATGAGTACCGGATCAGTGCCAAGGAACAGAGTCGCACCATTGGACTTCATACCTTTAACGAGCACGGACTTGGAAGGCTTTGGTCACCGGAGCATCCTAATCTGTATGATATCCACTTCACCTTACTGTTAGACGGTATGCCGACCGATGAAGTCGACAGCTACTTTGGCATGCGGAAAATTTCGATTGAACAAGGTAGGCTGTTTCTGAACAATCGTCCTTACTTTATGAAATTGGTTCTGGATCAGGGATATTTCCCAGATGGCAATCTCACACCGCCGAATGACGAAGCAATCCGTAGGGATGTAGAACTGGCGAAAGAACTGGGATTTAACGGCGCTAGAAAACATCAAAAGATTGAAGATCCAAGGTATTTATACTGGTGTGACAAACTGGGTCTGATGGTTTGGGGAGAAATGGCTAATGCCTATGAATTCTCGCAGGAATATGTCTCCCGAATGACAAGAGAGTGGCAGGAGGCAATAAATCGGGACTACAATCATCCATGTATCGTGGTCTGGGTACCTCTTAATGAAAGTTGGGGTGTACCAAACATTTTGACCAGCAAGGAACAGCAGTATCATGCCTTATCCATGTATTATTTGACCAAGTCGATTGATCCAACCCGACCGGTCATTTCCAATGATGGTTGGGAGATGGTTCAGACCGATTTGTACAATATCCATGATTACGAATGGCGAAAGGAGGTTCTCAAAGAACGGTATCGATCCAGGGAAAATGCGGTCAACGGCCTTCCAGGTAGTCGTCATTTAAGCGTAGGAGGGCACCGTTATGATGGCCAACCGATATTGATTACTGAATTTGGTGGAATCGGGTACAAGAAGAGCGATTGGGAAGGCTGGGGTTATTCCGGAGCAGAGAATGATAAAGACTTTGCGGAGAGACTGCATGCCGTGATACAACCACTGCTGGATTCTCCTGTGGTGGAAGGCTTTTGTTATACACAGTTGACGGATGTGGAGCAGGAAATCAACGGGTTGCTGACATATGACAGGCAGCCGAAAATGCCGATCGAACAGATTCGTGCCATTATTGATGGTCATAACCCATCATCCGTTGACGAATAA